In Planctomycetota bacterium, the sequence CGGCGCTTCGATGCTCTGGGCGATCGCCAACTTCGAGACACTCGTCGGGCTGGTTCTCATCGGCACGATCGTGCTGCACTGGTGGCCGATTGCCAGAAGTGCCAGTGGCATGCGCGGGCTGCTCGGCGCGGTCGGCCTGACGGTCGGCATCGTGCTGGTCAGTCTCGACCTGTGGCGTCTGCTCGACAGCATGAACATCTCGCCCGTCACGCGTCGTGCTGGCGTCTCGATCTGCTGGGCGGTAATTGCCGTCGGCCTGGTGGTTTTCGGACTTCGACGTCGCGTCGCCGCCCTTCGCTACTACGGACTGGCTCTGATCGCCGTGGCGGCGACGAAGGTGCTCGTCTACGACCTGGCGACCGTCAGCCGCGGCTGGCGAACCATCTCGTTCATCGTCGTCGGCCTGCTCATGATCGGCGTGAGCGTCGCCTACGCCACCTTCGGCCCGAGGCTGCTCGCCAGGCACACAGACGATCAGCCCCAGCCGACCTCGTGACAGCCGACGTGCCATCTGGCACGCTGTCGCCATGGCGGAGCCGCTTCGTCCAGACGATTACGAACGGCTCCGACGTCGCGCGGCCAGGCACTCTCGACGGATTGGCGAGGCCGACGACCTCCTGCACGATGCGCTGCTCGTCGCGACATCACAGAGTCGACTGGATCTGGCCGGCGAAGATGCGGGCTGGTTCGAGGGCGTCCTGAGGCGACTTGCGATGAAGCAGGCGCGGACGAACGTCCGACGTCGCGACCGTGAGTCGAAAGCCGTTCCGGTCGAACGGACGCCCACGCCTCGGCCGCAGCGTCGGCTGATTCGCAACCTGCCGCCGGCGGCCCGGCGTGTGGCCGTTCTCGCGTTGGCTGGCATGACGCCCGACGAGATCAAGCACGTTTGCCAGCTCTCCGACGCCGCGTATCGCCAGCGACTGACGACCGTCCGCAAGGCATGGCAAGGCCAGTCGTTCGAGGAGCAAGAGCCAGTGGCCGAGGACGAACTTGATGTCGGGCTGATACGGCAGGCTCTGCTCTCGCCCGTCCGTCGACGCGGGCACCACACGATCGGCAGCCACGATCCGGACGGCAATCTTTTTCTCGTCACACAGATTTCTTCGTCACAGATCAACCGCCCGCGGGAACAAGACGGGTGAAGGCGGCACCCGCGTCGCCTCGAACGCATCACCACAACGGAGCACCACCATGTTGGATCAGTACGGCGTCACCGGAATCGTCCTCTTCGTCCGCGACTACGAACGGGCGGCCAACTTCTATCGCGAGTCGCTCGGCCTCGATATCGCCATCCACGGCGAGGGCGAGGAGCGGTTCATGATGGGCCAGGCCGGGAAAATGTCGCTCATTTTCTTCGAAACGCCAGAGCCCAAGGCCCCGATCCCGGTCTTCGGCCTGGACGACGGCGGCATCGACGATGTCGTTGCCAGACTCATCGAGCAGAAGGCACAGATCGTCACGCCCGTCAGCCACGCCCCCGGCGGATGGACCGCCGACTTCGACGATGGACACGGCAACCTGCTCAGCCTCTACCAGGAGGCGGACAAGCCGCGGAAGCGGTAGGCTGCCGGGCCTTGGTCGACCTCGCCCAACCGCTCTCTGAACTCGACGGCGTCGGCCCGAAGACAGCGGCGGGTCTGCGAAAACTCGGTCTGCAAACGCTCGGCGACCTCGTCGATTACCTGCCGCGTGACTACCGGTTCGAGTCGGCAGAGCGTGGCGTGGACGAGCTCGTCGCCGAGCAGATCCAGACGGTTCGCGGCGAGGTTGTCGCCTGCGACTTCATCGCCGGCCGGCCGCGGAGTCGGTTCGAGGCGACGGTCAAGGATGAGCGAACCGGCGGTGCGCTGGCGTGCGTCTGGTTCAACGCCGCCTGGATGCGCAACAAGCTCACGCCCGGCATGCACGTCCGCGTCCGCGGCAAGGTCCGTCACTTTCGCGGCCTGCCGCAGATGGCCAACCCGAAGTGGGAACTCGTCGACGACGAGACCGAAGCCGTCGAGGATGACACTTTTCGCCCGATCTACGCCGCAACCGCCGGGCTGCCGAGCGAGCAGATCGAGCGACTCGTCGCTGACCACCTCGACGCTGCCAGCCGCGCGATCGTGGAGTGGCTTCCGGCTGAGCTTCGCGAGCGACACCACCTCGTCGATCGCGGCGAAGCGTACCGGCTGATCCATCGCCCACGCCACGCTGCCGACGCCGCCGAGGGGCGCAGGCGAATGGTCTACGACGAGCTGATCCTGCTGCAGCTCGCCCTGGCTCTGACCAAGCGGCTGCGTGAAGGCCGAATCACAGCACCGGTCTTCCGCATCGACCGTCGACTCGACGAGCGGATTCGACAGCGCTTCCCATTCGACCTCACGGCTGCCCAGCAGAACGCGGCGTACGAGATCGCGGGCGACCTGAAGAAGCCGGTGCCGATGAACCGCCTCCTCCAGGGCGACGTCGGCAGCGGCAAGACCGTCGTCTCGCTCTACGCGATGCTCCTCGGCGTCGCCAACGGCATGCAGGCGGCCATGCTCGCGCCGACGGAAGTGCTCGCCAGCCAACACGCCAGGACGCTCTCGCAGTTCCTCGACGGCAGCCAGGTGCGCGTCGAGCTGCTCACCGGGCGGCTCAAGAAGGCCGAGCGCGACGCAGTGCGGCGCGACATTGCCAGCGGCGAGATTCACCTCGCCGTCGGCACGCAGGCGTTGCTGACGGACGGCACCGACTTCGCCAACCTCGGCCTCGTCGTCGTCGACGAACAGCACAAGCTCGGCGTCCGCCAGCGCGGCCACCTGAAGGACAAGGGCCACGCACCGCACTACCTCATCATGACCGCGACGCCGATTCCGCGGACGCTGGCGCTGTCGAACTTCGCCGACTTCGACGTGACGACGATCGACCAGCTTCCGCCGGGACGTCAGCCGATCGAGACCCGGCACCTGGAGCCGCGCGACGCGAAGAAGGCCTACGCGTTCGTCCGCACTCAGGTCAAGCGCGGCCGGCAGGCGTACGTCGTCCTGCCGCAGATCGGCGACGGCGAGACGAGCGACGTGAAGTCGTTGCAATCTCACCTGGAGCATCTTGAAAAGGGCCCGCTCGCCGGGCTGAAGCTCGCGCCGATGCACGGCCGGATGAAGGGGCCGGAGCGCGAGGAGGCGATGCGGGCGTTTCGCGCCGGCGAGGTCGATGTGCTGGTCGCGACGACGGTGATCGAGGTCGGCGTCGACGTGCCGAACGCGACGGTGATGGTCATCGAAGAGGCGGGACGATTCGGCCTGAGCCAGCTCCACCAGCTCCGAGGCCGAGTCGGCCGCGGCGGCGACAAGAGCTTCTGCGTCCTCATCGCCGACCTGCAGACGCCCGACGCCCGCGAGCGGATCGACGCGATGGTCCGCACGACCGACGGCTTCGAGCTGGCCGAGGTCGACCTCAAGCTCCGCGGCCCCGGCGACTTCTTCGGCACCCGCCAACACGGCCTGCCACCACTCAAGGTCGCGGACCTGACCGAAGAGATGGACCTCCTCCACGACGCCCGCGAAGACGCGCTCAAACTGCTCGCCTCCTCCCCACGCCTTGACCGCCCCGACCTCGCCGCCTTGCACGACGAGCTGCTTCGCCGCTACGGCGAAACGCTTGATCTTGCGTTAGTCGGGTGAATCAGGGCGGGGCTCAAGTCGATATCGCCGAAGCTGGTGAAGTAGTACTGGAGCTTCACACGATTCGGGAAGTCAGGAGGTAAGCCGAACGAGAGCCGTAATCGTGCCGGTCCAGCCAACTTGCCAGTCACCAACTCAGAGCTCCCATCATCTTTCACAAGCAACTCCTCCCAAGGCGACGGTCCACCGACTGCACCATCGCTGTCAGGATCGTTCCTCACGCAAACGACATCATTGTAATCGACAAGCATCAGGTCGCCGCTGTCCCAAAAGGTGAAAATCCCGCTCGATGGGCGTGGGGAAATCGTGCAGTCGATCGTCGTCCATACCAGGGGCACTGCCACGTCGTCCGTCGGCCGAAATCGATCTGGCGGCTCCGCACGCGCGACCGCGTGAACTGTCAGTCCCGCATCCTTGAGAGTCCGACCTTTCATGCGGAAAGGCATCGTCAGGACGTATGAGATCAGTCGTGCGCTCAGTAGTCGAACGGCGACTACCGCGAGGCCCAAGCCTCCAATGATCGCGATGACCGCACCCCACCAAGGCAGAATGATCACCGCGAGAGCGATAAGGCCTGCGACCAGTGCAAAACACACCAACGCGATGACCGCGACCAACGCCAGTATCTTTAGAAGCATCGAGCGTGGATCATGAGACGCGTCTCGTCTGATGCAAGCATCTGCGACTAGTAGTACAGCTTCTTTGATCGGTGAACCAGATCAATGCCTGGTCAGGAGCCCTCTCAGTTCAGTCGTTTTCCTTGAATGCCTGGCGTGCCAGCTTCGCGTAGAGCTGGTCGGCGGCGACGAGTTCGTCGTGGGTGCCGTCTTCGACGACGCGGCCGGCTTCGATGACGAGGATGCGGTCTGCGTTGCGGACGGTGCTCAGCCGGTGGGCGATGATGAAGCTGGTTCGGTTGGCCATGAGGCGTTCGAGGG encodes:
- a CDS encoding DUF2339 domain-containing protein — translated: GASMLWAIANFETLVGLVLIGTIVLHWWPIARSASGMRGLLGAVGLTVGIVLVSLDLWRLLDSMNISPVTRRAGVSICWAVIAVGLVVFGLRRRVAALRYYGLALIAVAATKVLVYDLATVSRGWRTISFIVVGLLMIGVSVAYATFGPRLLARHTDDQPQPTS
- a CDS encoding RNA polymerase sigma factor, producing the protein MAEPLRPDDYERLRRRAARHSRRIGEADDLLHDALLVATSQSRLDLAGEDAGWFEGVLRRLAMKQARTNVRRRDRESKAVPVERTPTPRPQRRLIRNLPPAARRVAVLALAGMTPDEIKHVCQLSDAAYRQRLTTVRKAWQGQSFEEQEPVAEDELDVGLIRQALLSPVRRRGHHTIGSHDPDGNLFLVTQISSSQINRPREQDG
- a CDS encoding VOC family protein; this encodes MLDQYGVTGIVLFVRDYERAANFYRESLGLDIAIHGEGEERFMMGQAGKMSLIFFETPEPKAPIPVFGLDDGGIDDVVARLIEQKAQIVTPVSHAPGGWTADFDDGHGNLLSLYQEADKPRKR
- the recG gene encoding ATP-dependent DNA helicase RecG, with the translated sequence MVDLAQPLSELDGVGPKTAAGLRKLGLQTLGDLVDYLPRDYRFESAERGVDELVAEQIQTVRGEVVACDFIAGRPRSRFEATVKDERTGGALACVWFNAAWMRNKLTPGMHVRVRGKVRHFRGLPQMANPKWELVDDETEAVEDDTFRPIYAATAGLPSEQIERLVADHLDAASRAIVEWLPAELRERHHLVDRGEAYRLIHRPRHAADAAEGRRRMVYDELILLQLALALTKRLREGRITAPVFRIDRRLDERIRQRFPFDLTAAQQNAAYEIAGDLKKPVPMNRLLQGDVGSGKTVVSLYAMLLGVANGMQAAMLAPTEVLASQHARTLSQFLDGSQVRVELLTGRLKKAERDAVRRDIASGEIHLAVGTQALLTDGTDFANLGLVVVDEQHKLGVRQRGHLKDKGHAPHYLIMTATPIPRTLALSNFADFDVTTIDQLPPGRQPIETRHLEPRDAKKAYAFVRTQVKRGRQAYVVLPQIGDGETSDVKSLQSHLEHLEKGPLAGLKLAPMHGRMKGPEREEAMRAFRAGEVDVLVATTVIEVGVDVPNATVMVIEEAGRFGLSQLHQLRGRVGRGGDKSFCVLIADLQTPDARERIDAMVRTTDGFELAEVDLKLRGPGDFFGTRQHGLPPLKVADLTEEMDLLHDAREDALKLLASSPRLDRPDLAALHDELLRRYGETLDLALVG